The Sphingomonas telluris genome includes a window with the following:
- a CDS encoding GNAT family N-acetyltransferase encodes MRNATEWQHSNARSCGAAEISRIRIFRDENAPMIAEIFFSAIHQIASAHYTRAQVDAWAPAIPDSERFVVRGSDGRTIFVAVDEQDSPIAFGDLEPDGHIDHLFCSPAHAGTGVTATLYDRLEAAGRAAGIDFLYVEASEPARRFFLKRGFQVDHRRDFEIRGVTIHNYRMTKTLHQD; translated from the coding sequence GTGCGCAACGCTACCGAATGGCAACACAGTAACGCTCGAAGCTGTGGTGCTGCTGAAATAAGCCGTATCCGCATCTTCAGAGACGAGAACGCTCCTATGATCGCCGAGATATTCTTCTCCGCGATCCATCAGATCGCGTCCGCGCATTACACAAGGGCGCAGGTCGACGCGTGGGCGCCTGCGATCCCGGACTCGGAGCGCTTCGTGGTCCGAGGAAGTGACGGCCGAACGATTTTTGTTGCCGTGGACGAGCAAGACAGTCCCATCGCGTTCGGCGACCTGGAGCCGGACGGCCACATCGATCACCTGTTCTGCAGCCCCGCTCACGCAGGAACAGGCGTGACCGCCACCCTCTACGACAGATTGGAGGCGGCAGGGCGCGCGGCCGGAATAGATTTTCTCTATGTCGAAGCGAGCGAACCGGCTCGACGCTTCTTCTTGAAACGCGGATTCCAAGTCGACCACCGTCGCGACTTCGAGATCAGGGGCGTTACCATCCACAATTACAGGATGACCAAGACGCTTCATCAAGATTGA